CATCAACCACCAGCACCCCGTCGACCCGCCCGGCCAGTTCCTCTATGAAGGAGAGCGGGCAGGCGAACCCGAGCGGCGCGTTGGGCGTGGTGAGAAAAAAGAGCTTGCCGGCGTAGCGCGCGGGGAAACCGTCGAGCTCCCAGCGGCCGGGAATCAGCCCGAAGGTCTTCACCCGCGCCCCCTGGATTTCGGCCAGCGTCGAGTAGTAGGAATAGGAAGGGTGGACGTAGGCGATCTCCTCCCCCTCGCCGACGAAGGCGCGGATGAGGTTGTTGAGCAGCTCGTCCGAGCCGTTGGCCATGATCACCCAGGAGGGGTCGAAGCCGTAGAGCCGCGCCGCCTCGTCGCGCCCTGCGGCACTCGCCGCATCCGGGTACTTGCGCAGGCTTTCGCCGGCACCGCCGACCTCGGCAAGGATCGCCTCGCGCACTCGCGGCGACGGCGGGTAAGGGTTCTCGTTGGTGTTGAGCTTGATCCAGGCCTGTTCGTCCTTCGGCTGAAACCCGGGGACGTAACCTGCCATGGTGCGGATGTTGGGTCTGAGCGGCAGCATAAACACCTCAATAGGTTTCCAGAATCTCGTACAGCGTATTCCGCTTGGCCGGGATGAAGCCGGCGCCCCGGGCAAGCTCGATGATCTCCTCGATCGAAAGGCGGAAAGAACAGCCGGCGGCCGCCACCACGTTCTCCTCGAGCATCGTGCCGCCGAGGTCGTTGGCGCCGAAAAAGAGGGCCACCTGTGCCATCATCGCCCCTTGGGTGACCCAGCTCGCCTGGATGTTCCCGATGTTGTCGAGGACGAGGCGCGAGAGGGCAAGGACCTTGAGGTACTCCACTCCGCTCGCCGTCTCGCCGCCGAGTTCGGTGTTGGCGGGCTGGAAGGTCCAGGGGATGAAGGCGGTGAAACCGCCGGTCCGTTCCTGGATCTCGCGCACCCGGAAGAGGTGCTCGACGATGTCCGCCGGCTTCTCCCGGCTGCCGAACATCATGGTAGCCGTGGTGCGCATCCCCAGGGCGTGCGCCTCCTCCATCACCGCCGCCCAGTCGCGCCAGCCGATCTTGTTGGGGGAGATC
The DNA window shown above is from Desulfuromonadales bacterium and carries:
- the hisC gene encoding histidinol-phosphate transaminase, with the protein product MLPLRPNIRTMAGYVPGFQPKDEQAWIKLNTNENPYPPSPRVREAILAEVGGAGESLRKYPDAASAAGRDEAARLYGFDPSWVIMANGSDELLNNLIRAFVGEGEEIAYVHPSYSYYSTLAEIQGARVKTFGLIPGRWELDGFPARYAGKLFFLTTPNAPLGFACPLSFIEELAGRVDGVLVVDEAYADFADENALELVRKHGNVVVTRTFSKSYSLAGMRLGLAIARPEVIAALNKIRDHYNLDRLAQVAAVAALRDQEYFRACVRRIRETRDWFSTELRVIGYGVIPSSGNYVFATPPDRNGKRVYEALYARRILVRHFSDPALVHGLRITIGTPEEMEKTLAALREIG
- a CDS encoding CofH family radical SAM protein; this encodes HPDLKIEWFEEIFRRIRASFPAVQIHSLSPAEVIHIARLSGLSMAECLRRLQVAGLASVPGGGAELLVDEVRKEISPNKIGWRDWAAVMEEAHALGMRTTATMMFGSREKPADIVEHLFRVREIQERTGGFTAFIPWTFQPANTELGGETASGVEYLKVLALSRLVLDNIGNIQASWVTQGAMMAQVALFFGANDLGGTMLEENVVAAAGCSFRLSIEEIIELARGAGFIPAKRNTLYEILETY